A single region of the Gemmatimonas sp. UBA7669 genome encodes:
- a CDS encoding helix-turn-helix transcriptional regulator: MARELRDRPGITAEMLAEEFGVSPRSIFRDLDRLRDRGYPVESSRGRGGGLRLRGNWGLGMVQLRREEALCALLALAVAERLGLPMFGHETARARRKLADVFPASERRRLAPLRERILLGSPASPSVRASYITPDGPAMRSLQAAFVDERVVTATYTRDDGTTTRRRLEPHALLICWPVWYVLAHDHLRQEPRTFRLDRFERVDVETQQFRSRPQDIGLDVLARHGVRVEPV; encoded by the coding sequence ATCGCCCGCGAACTGCGGGATCGACCTGGCATCACCGCCGAGATGCTGGCCGAGGAGTTCGGTGTAAGCCCGCGCAGTATCTTTCGCGATCTGGACCGCCTCCGCGATCGCGGCTATCCCGTCGAGTCGTCGCGCGGGCGCGGAGGCGGCCTGCGTCTGCGCGGCAACTGGGGTCTGGGCATGGTGCAGCTGCGGCGCGAAGAGGCGCTATGCGCCCTGCTGGCGCTGGCCGTGGCCGAGCGTCTCGGTCTCCCGATGTTCGGCCACGAGACGGCACGGGCAAGGCGCAAGCTGGCGGACGTGTTTCCGGCGAGCGAGCGCCGAAGACTTGCTCCGCTCCGCGAGCGTATCCTGCTGGGCAGTCCGGCCTCGCCGTCGGTACGCGCCTCGTACATCACGCCCGATGGGCCCGCGATGCGCAGCCTGCAGGCCGCCTTTGTCGACGAGCGAGTCGTGACGGCCACCTACACGCGAGACGACGGCACCACCACCAGACGACGGCTGGAACCGCACGCGCTGCTCATCTGCTGGCCGGTGTGGTATGTGCTGGCTCATGACCACCTGCGACAGGAGCCGCGCACCTTCAGGCTGGACCGATTCGAACGCGTGGACGTTGAGACGCAGCAATTCCGTTCACGTCCCCAGGACATCGGCCTCGACGTACTGGCACGCCACGGCGTCCGTGTTGAACCGGTGTAA
- a CDS encoding DUF6624 domain-containing protein, with protein MSGSSSPWPIAVTDSLLRFGEEDQRGRDALVKAVEAQDTAVLFASLRADSVRSRWLKDQVARLGWPPTVAGSDSAAQAAWLILQHSPDTAWQAGMLPELERLASTGALPPDDVAMLADRVMVKRGAPQRYATQFTLLDGKLVPEPIGDTTGLDARRAAVGLPPMTDYVRRMQEQFKVPVVWPPPR; from the coding sequence GTGTCCGGTTCTTCCAGTCCGTGGCCGATCGCCGTGACCGATTCGCTGTTGCGCTTCGGCGAGGAGGACCAGCGTGGGCGTGACGCGTTGGTGAAGGCGGTGGAAGCGCAGGATACCGCAGTCCTGTTCGCCTCGTTGCGTGCAGACAGTGTCCGCAGTCGTTGGCTGAAGGACCAGGTCGCCCGGCTCGGATGGCCACCGACCGTTGCAGGTTCGGATTCCGCGGCACAAGCGGCCTGGCTCATCCTGCAGCACAGTCCCGACACCGCATGGCAAGCGGGCATGTTGCCGGAGCTCGAACGCCTGGCCTCAACTGGCGCACTGCCGCCGGATGATGTGGCGATGCTGGCTGACCGGGTGATGGTCAAACGTGGTGCCCCGCAGCGCTACGCGACGCAGTTCACGCTGCTGGACGGGAAGTTGGTGCCCGAACCCATCGGCGACACGACAGGCCTCGACGCACGACGCGCCGCCGTGGGGCTACCGCCCATGACCGACTACGTGCGACGCATGCAGGAACAGTTCAAGGTGCCAGTGGTGTGGCCGCCGCCACGCTGA